From the Gadus chalcogrammus isolate NIFS_2021 chromosome 15, NIFS_Gcha_1.0, whole genome shotgun sequence genome, one window contains:
- the LOC130404326 gene encoding DELTA-stichotoxin-Hmg2b-like: protein MPHRSCTVEINNSSGSYSLSDPRVFMESGCCEVPLPPMVGPCSQASAFFNKTEGAATGAVGVFTYNLFNYDLNDYSHVLAVMYSVPYDRILYSNWCAVGVFERGTECDYSLYDALYNGSEDRFARAKADGGGVSYEGDYVVVGASMSDSGEAVVRVDINDLGMY, encoded by the exons ATGCCTCACCGCAGCTGCACCGTGGAGATCAACAACTCCTCTGGGTCGTACAGCCTCTCTGACCCCAG GGTGTTCATGGAGAGCGGGTGCTGCGAGGTGCCCCTGCCCCCCATGGTCGGCCCGTGCTCCCAGGCCAGCGCCTTCTTCAACAAGACGGAGGGCGCGGCCACGGGCGCGGTGGGCGTGTTCACCTACAACCTGTTCAACTACGATCTCAACGACTACAGCCACGTGCTGGCCGTCATGTACTCCGTGCCCTACGACCGCATCCTCTACTCCAACTGGTGCGCCGTGGGCGTGTTCGAGCGCGGCACAGAGTGCGACTACAGCCTGTACGACGCCTTGTACAACGGCTCCGAGGACCGCTTCGCCCGCGCCAAGGCCGACGGCGGGGGCGTGTCCTACGAGGGCGACTACGTGGTGGTCGGCGCCTCCATGTCTGACTCAGGGGAGGCCGTGGTGAGGGTGGACATCAACGACCTGGGCATGTACTAG
- the LOC130404951 gene encoding E3 ubiquitin-protein ligase MARCHF4-like yields the protein MQEEEKGSREEKFHDDMSINSLNDSGARTPLCRICFQGPEQGEMLSPCRCSGSVRCSHEPCLVKWISERGSWSCEICYYKYHVVSISTKNPLQWRSITLTVIERVQMAAALLGSLFLLASVSWLVWSSLSPNARWQRRDLLFQICYAMYGFMDLVCIVLIIHEGPSVFRIFHRWQAVNQRWKVLNYDKARDLAEQQKPDAPPRRQPPLPAPSGRAGAPPSPSPPRHRQTGTAPSSRSSALLAAVAMTMTPAHPGVTSSPDPEEEEEERGGPAMEESEVTPTTAGGRGAPGPQARSPSPTPPTPQTQGTRDPNRELVMRVTSL from the exons ATGCAG gaagaggagaaggggagccGGGAGGAGAAGTTTCACGACGACATGTCCATCAACAGCCTGAACGACAGCGGCGCCCGCACGCCGCTCTGCCGCATCTGCTTCCAGGGTCCGGAGCAG GGGGAGATGCTGAGCCCGTGCCGCTGCAGTGGCTCGGTGCGCTGCAGTCACGAGCCCTGCCTGGTGAAGTGGATCAGCGAGAGGGGCTCCTGGAGCTGTGAGATCTGCTACTACAAGTACCACGTGGTCAGCATCAGCACCAAGAACCCCCTGCAG TGGCGCTCCATCACCCTGACGGTGATTGAGCGCGTGCAGATGGCGGCGGCGCTGCTGGGCTCCCTCTTCCTGCTGGCGTCCGTCTCCTGGCTGGTATGGTCGTCGCTCAGCCCCAACGCCCGCTGGCAGCGCCGCGACCTGCTCTTCCAGATCTGCTACGCCATGTACGGCTTCATGGACCTGGTCTGCATAg TGCTCATCATCCACGAGGGCCCGTCCGTCTTCCGGATCTTCCACCGGTGGCAGGCAGTCAACCAGCGCTGGAAGGTCCTCAACTACGACAAG gCCCGGGACCTGGCGGAGCAGCAGAAGCCGGATGCCCCCCCCAGGAGACAACCCCCACTGCCGGCCCCCAGCGGACGGGCCGGGGCCCCCCCGTCGCCCAGCCCGCCCCggcacagacagacgggcaccGCCCCCTCCTCGCGCTCCTCGGCTCTCCTGGCCGCCGTCGCCATGACGATGACCCCGGCCCACCCAGGCGTGACCTCCTCGCCCGacccggaggaagaggaggaggagcggggggggccAGCCATGGAGGAGTCAGAGGTCACGCCCACGACGGCGGGGGGG CGGGGGGCCCCGGGACCCCAGGCCCGGAGCCCCAGCCCGACTCCTCCAACCCCCCAGACCCAGGGAACCAGAGACCCCAACAGGGAGCTGGTGATGAGGGTCACCTCGCTgtga